A window of the Fibrobacter sp. genome harbors these coding sequences:
- a CDS encoding YkgJ family cysteine cluster protein has product MISEIAPILEKLKGTEEYDILVEMDAVYSRIEEKQREWFEKSKFTCPQGCGKCCEHFEPDLLESEALYMAAWLLCNQSEVAQKIAEEDHWYDVLRRMFHVEQSHQRCPFFREDISGTNLPGHCTIYGGRASICRLFGAAGFRDKYGNEVWKPCKFYPAEELAAIKTLSGEPILHRQYTAEEVKNLFGALPPVMSDMMEQEETFTPDDDSSTLIHDILPKYIQRLMWIVDLNSGKDSI; this is encoded by the coding sequence ATGATTTCTGAAATTGCCCCCATTCTTGAAAAGTTGAAGGGTACTGAAGAATACGACATCCTGGTCGAGATGGACGCTGTTTACTCCCGGATCGAAGAAAAGCAACGGGAATGGTTTGAAAAGTCTAAGTTCACCTGCCCTCAGGGCTGTGGCAAATGCTGTGAACATTTCGAACCCGATTTATTGGAAAGTGAAGCTCTGTACATGGCCGCCTGGCTATTGTGCAATCAATCTGAGGTAGCCCAGAAAATAGCGGAAGAAGATCACTGGTATGACGTTCTCCGTCGCATGTTTCACGTGGAACAATCGCACCAACGTTGTCCATTCTTCCGGGAAGATATTTCGGGGACGAACCTTCCGGGGCATTGCACCATTTATGGTGGCCGGGCATCCATTTGCCGTCTTTTCGGAGCTGCGGGTTTCAGAGATAAGTATGGCAATGAAGTCTGGAAACCCTGCAAGTTTTACCCGGCGGAAGAACTTGCCGCCATCAAGACTCTGTCTGGTGAACCGATTCTTCATCGGCAATATACTGCAGAAGAAGTAAAAAATCTCTTCGGCGCCCTCCCTCCAGTCATGAGCGACATGATGGAACAAGAAGAAACGTTCACCCCAGACGATGACTCTTCAACATTAATCCACGATATCCTGCCTAAATACATCCAACGGTTAATGTGGATTGTGGATTTGAATTCTGGAAAAGATTCCATATAA
- a CDS encoding PhzF family phenazine biosynthesis protein, with protein MKQYIVDAFTDTLFHGNQAAICVLDKWPEVPLMHSIAFENNFSETAFVVKMEDNETAPRYHLRWFTPSDEVDLCGHATLATAFTLFNFYEQKAEKIVFDTLSGQLIVNRNGDLYEMNFPVYDLKPIPVTDEMEIALGVRPSEAYMGRDMLCVFDSESTIENMKPDFDKVKELPGLLVHVTAKGSKEDCVSRSFGPRIAINEDPVCGSGHCHIAPYWSGRMNKPEIIARQASRRGGTLYCKIEGERMTLAGKATLYSVSELNC; from the coding sequence GTGAAACAATACATCGTAGACGCATTTACAGACACCCTCTTCCACGGTAACCAGGCAGCAATTTGCGTCCTGGATAAATGGCCGGAAGTTCCCCTGATGCATAGCATCGCTTTCGAGAATAACTTCTCCGAAACTGCTTTCGTGGTGAAGATGGAAGATAACGAAACCGCCCCCAGGTACCACCTTCGCTGGTTTACCCCCAGTGATGAAGTAGACCTTTGCGGCCACGCCACCTTGGCAACCGCCTTTACCCTTTTCAACTTCTATGAACAAAAGGCAGAGAAAATTGTCTTTGACACCCTGAGCGGCCAGCTTATTGTGAATAGAAATGGGGATCTTTATGAAATGAACTTCCCGGTTTATGACCTGAAACCTATTCCCGTTACAGATGAAATGGAAATTGCCTTAGGCGTGAGACCCTCGGAAGCCTACATGGGTCGCGACATGCTCTGCGTTTTCGACTCCGAAAGTACCATCGAAAACATGAAGCCGGACTTCGACAAGGTGAAGGAACTGCCAGGTCTCCTGGTTCATGTCACCGCAAAAGGTTCCAAGGAAGACTGTGTCTCCAGAAGTTTCGGCCCCCGAATTGCCATTAACGAGGACCCGGTTTGCGGATCTGGACATTGCCACATCGCTCCTTATTGGAGTGGCAGGATGAATAAGCCAGAGATTATTGCAAGGCAGGCATCCCGAAGGGGAGGCACTCTTTACTGCAAAATCGAAGGTGAAAGAATGACCCTGGCAGGAAAAGCTACCCTCTATTCCGTCAGCGAATTAAACTGCTAA
- a CDS encoding VOC family protein, whose amino-acid sequence MFHVEHIAIWVQDIEKVCGFYQKYLGGIIQPEYHNPTKGFTSRFITFEGGARIEVMHRTDIESSISCPHFGWCHVAISLGSKENVDKLTAKMEAEGVTVVGQPRTTGDGYYESVVQDPEGNLLELTV is encoded by the coding sequence ATGTTTCACGTGGAACATATCGCCATCTGGGTTCAGGATATCGAAAAGGTCTGTGGCTTCTACCAGAAGTATTTAGGTGGAATCATCCAGCCGGAATATCATAATCCCACCAAAGGTTTTACCAGCAGGTTCATTACCTTCGAAGGCGGCGCCCGCATTGAAGTGATGCACCGAACCGATATTGAATCTTCAATATCCTGTCCACATTTCGGATGGTGCCATGTTGCAATATCTCTTGGCTCAAAAGAAAACGTGGATAAGTTGACCGCCAAGATGGAAGCTGAAGGAGTCACTGTCGTTGGACAGCCTCGCACCACTGGAGACGGATACTACGAAAGTGTGGTCCAAGATCCTGAGGGCAACCTGCTGGAACTGACTGTTTAA
- a CDS encoding radical SAM protein yields the protein MKISEIFLSIEGEGIRTGAPAVFIRLFGCNLRCAYCDSMYAVEGSDFQEMSPEEVFQKVKSFNTQYVTLTGGEPLIHKDVEVLLKMLDDYGLEVNIETNGTQPKPFGFRNIFCTMDWKSISSEMQPKMKLTNMMTLRGKDVLKFVVGSDEDLQDAARVIGAMEAEYARDGLKLPTFYVSPIFGTMKYEDMVNWILGNEVIRRNNVRFQVQLHKIIWDPNARGV from the coding sequence ATGAAAATCTCTGAAATATTTTTGAGTATCGAAGGCGAGGGGATTCGCACAGGCGCCCCTGCCGTATTCATCCGACTGTTCGGATGCAATCTCCGCTGTGCCTATTGTGACTCCATGTACGCCGTGGAGGGTAGCGATTTCCAGGAGATGTCTCCTGAGGAAGTCTTTCAGAAGGTGAAATCTTTCAACACCCAGTACGTCACGTTGACCGGAGGGGAGCCACTTATCCACAAGGATGTAGAAGTTCTATTGAAAATGTTGGACGATTATGGCCTTGAAGTGAACATCGAGACCAACGGAACCCAGCCAAAGCCATTCGGATTCAGGAACATTTTCTGCACCATGGACTGGAAGAGTATCTCCAGCGAAATGCAGCCCAAGATGAAACTCACGAACATGATGACCCTCAGGGGGAAGGATGTTCTGAAGTTCGTGGTAGGTTCCGACGAGGATCTTCAGGATGCCGCCCGGGTCATCGGGGCCATGGAAGCGGAATACGCCAGAGACGGTTTGAAGCTCCCCACCTTCTATGTTTCTCCCATCTTCGGGACAATGAAATATGAGGACATGGTCAACTGGATTCTTGGGAATGAGGTGATACGACGGAACAATGTCCGTTTCCAGGTGCAGCTCCACAAGATCATTTGGGACCCGAACGCTCGGGGAGTTTAA
- the queD gene encoding 6-carboxytetrahydropterin synthase QueD, with protein MYRIMKRFEISGAHKLALNYESKCQNLHGHNWIITVYCQSKTLDANGMVIDFKASKEIISQQLDHKYINDVVDFNPTAENLAKWICDQIPNCYKVTVQESENNIAEYEVD; from the coding sequence ATGTACAGAATCATGAAGCGCTTCGAAATCTCGGGCGCACACAAGCTGGCACTGAACTACGAAAGCAAGTGCCAGAATCTTCACGGACATAACTGGATCATTACCGTCTATTGCCAGTCCAAGACCTTGGATGCCAACGGCATGGTCATTGACTTCAAGGCCTCCAAGGAAATCATCTCCCAGCAGCTGGACCACAAGTACATCAATGACGTGGTGGACTTCAATCCCACCGCCGAAAACTTGGCCAAGTGGATCTGCGACCAGATTCCCAACTGCTACAAGGTGACCGTCCAGGAAAGCGAAAACAACATCGCCGAATACGAAGTTGACTGA
- a CDS encoding GNAT family N-acetyltransferase, protein MKLRRAVPEDFPQMLPIFREVIEGGDTYDFEETASDQDAFDYWFGKGVSSFVAVDKCETEAGAVDKVAGFYKIIQNHRGRGSHVANASFMVSSKVRGKGIGRMMGEDCLKVAREMGFKAIQFNFVISTNEPAMKLWKSLGYKELCRLPGAFNHKKLGFVDAVIFFQEL, encoded by the coding sequence ATGAAACTCCGTAGAGCTGTTCCTGAAGATTTTCCCCAGATGTTACCTATTTTCCGCGAAGTCATCGAAGGTGGCGACACCTACGATTTCGAGGAAACCGCCAGCGACCAGGACGCATTTGACTACTGGTTCGGCAAGGGCGTAAGCAGCTTTGTGGCTGTTGATAAGTGCGAAACCGAAGCAGGCGCTGTTGATAAGGTCGCGGGATTCTACAAAATCATCCAGAATCACCGTGGCCGAGGTAGCCATGTGGCCAACGCCTCCTTCATGGTCAGCAGCAAAGTCCGTGGCAAAGGCATCGGGCGAATGATGGGCGAGGACTGTTTGAAGGTCGCCCGCGAAATGGGATTCAAGGCAATCCAGTTCAACTTCGTCATCAGCACCAACGAGCCCGCCATGAAATTGTGGAAAAGTCTGGGCTACAAGGAGCTGTGCCGACTGCCCGGCGCATTCAACCACAAGAAGCTGGGTTTCGTAGATGCGGTGATCTTCTTCCAGGAACTATAG